The DNA sequence TATGTTGCGCTACTCGGCTGGAGCCTGAACGCTGTAGAGGCTGCTGATAAATTTGATCGCCGATACGTGGTGGTTGCTCCCGACTGGGCTGAGCCCTACTGCAAAGAACATGATATCCCCTACGTACCCTGGAACTTCGAGCGACTTAACGACCGCTCGGTCGAGATCGCCCAGACGCTCAAAGGCATGGGAGTAGATGTAGCCATTCCCCTGTTTGAAGAAACCGTTGAGTGGGCGGGCGCTATCAATTCAGTCCTGATGGATAAGCCGCGACTTTTTGGTCAGGCAATGTTGCTGCGAGACAAGGCACTGATGAAGCGCCGCGCTCAGCTCGGTGGTATCCGGGTGGGCATTTTTGAAGAAGCCCATGACAAGGGCGATGTGATCCGTTTTCTCAAGCGTGTTAACCAGACGCTGCTTAAACTCGATGGCGACCCCAACGATCCAATTCACCTCAAAGCGTTTGATAAAGCCGGCTGCCTTGGCCACAGAGTCATTCGTACCCCTGACGAAGTGGATTCCATCCCGGACGAAGAGTTTCCCGTGCTTATGGAATCGCACCTGGATGGTTGGGAGTTTGCAGTCGAGGCCTGGATTCATAATGGCAAGATTGCTTTCCTGAACATCTCCGAGTACGTCACTCTGGGTTATTCTGTATTCGTTCCTGCAACGCCCGATCTTGAAAAATATCGCGACCAGATCCGCAGCGAAATTGAAAA is a window from the Marinobacter sp. ANT_B65 genome containing:
- a CDS encoding ATP-grasp domain-containing protein gives rise to the protein MSEHKYNPEKGYVALLGWSLNAVEAADKFDRRYVVVAPDWAEPYCKEHDIPYVPWNFERLNDRSVEIAQTLKGMGVDVAIPLFEETVEWAGAINSVLMDKPRLFGQAMLLRDKALMKRRAQLGGIRVGIFEEAHDKGDVIRFLKRVNQTLLKLDGDPNDPIHLKAFDKAGCLGHRVIRTPDEVDSIPDEEFPVLMESHLDGWEFAVEAWIHNGKIAFLNISEYVTLGYSVFVPATPDLEKYRDQIRSEIEKLIKAFDIDFGFIHPEYFVTSDSTMYFGEVAYRPPGFKVFELLEKAYGFNAYQGLILSFDPKTTPEEIKAFFPREVVDAKGYAGCFGVYPRRRVVSKLEIPEETENHEYFESHELTPPLEETVTKRTAFGTHWGLVYFFGEDPYVMRDLLKHQEDLDFYV